From a single Candidatus Izimaplasma bacterium HR1 genomic region:
- the gpx1 gene encoding Hydroperoxy fatty acid reductase gpx1 codes for MSIYNIEIKKIDGNNTTLGEYKDDVLLIVNTASKCGFTPQFEDLEKLSKKYKDKGLKILGFPCNQFLHQDPGSDDEIQSFCQMNYGVSFDMFSKINVKGKEQHELYKYLINNTPVLNEKKVKWNFEKFLISRSGEVKNRYRSGVRPFDIEKDILKEL; via the coding sequence ATGAGTATATATAATATAGAAATCAAAAAGATTGATGGTAATAATACAACTTTAGGAGAATACAAGGATGATGTACTACTAATAGTAAATACTGCTAGTAAATGTGGATTTACCCCACAGTTTGAGGACCTAGAAAAGTTATCTAAAAAGTATAAAGATAAGGGACTCAAAATCTTAGGTTTTCCTTGTAACCAGTTTTTACATCAAGACCCAGGTAGTGATGATGAAATTCAGTCGTTTTGCCAAATGAATTATGGTGTAAGTTTTGATATGTTTAGTAAGATTAATGTTAAAGGAAAAGAGCAACACGAACTGTATAAGTATTTAATAAACAACACACCTGTTTTAAACGAAAAGAAAGTTAAATGGAACTTCGAAAAATTCCTGATCTCTCGTTCTGGAGAGGTCAAAAACAGATATCGATCAGGTGTTAGGCCTTTTGATATAGAAAAAGATATACTTAAGGAACTATAA
- a CDS encoding Transcriptional regulator PadR-like family protein, translating into MNTQFKKGIIELCVLKIVSNKDMYGFEVIENISKEIAVNENTIYPILRRLTKQDFFETYTESMSIGAPRKYYKITDTGLTHLHEAEVEWSSFLESVSRVLGGHSYEN; encoded by the coding sequence ATGAATACGCAATTTAAAAAAGGTATAATAGAATTATGTGTATTAAAGATTGTTAGCAATAAAGATATGTATGGATTTGAAGTAATTGAGAATATTTCAAAAGAAATAGCAGTAAATGAAAATACGATCTATCCAATCTTAAGAAGATTAACAAAACAGGATTTTTTTGAAACATATACAGAATCAATGAGCATAGGTGCTCCAAGAAAGTATTACAAAATTACCGATACAGGATTAACTCATCTTCACGAAGCAGAAGTTGAGTGGAGTAGTTTCTTGGAAAGTGTATCTAGAGTTTTAGGAGGTCATAGTTATGAAAACTAA
- a CDS encoding FtsX-like permease family protein, which translates to MKLLYKDQLRKIKANLFNFISLCLLVIIITLTFTAVKSSVRRLDANYDDYLQTQQIEDFYFNMGEVDVNYVGGNTVMELCTELDIFNECLIKLSLSGNDPSYLNELNFLINEKIQDYPLVYENLIDNYVNDFVDRYDYKVEKGHIVNILENDFVYKFISITEEINIPYVVEGRLPEENFEISIFPEFAEINNIELGDVYTINNKEYNIVGFHYQPEFLFPIFSMNTISFDPAYQTLVLTNKATIDDLDQFIFTKYFVQGDLDIVLGDVGYSTLQSGDLSLLGKNMQLVNIIMPADINFRIISLEKEVDTANAFINIFLPLFITFITILLIVFMKRYIDKNKKDIKILHALGYTDNEITRSILIYPLLISLTSIIGYILGLLVSNELFNIYSSRYLFPKADFIIDVDLLLLTTLLPIIAITILNYLFILLSLKRREKTIHKFKLRIFKFTTIRTVLTTTLLFITISTMITFGLNGNSMFTSFIETTKLGNNFYEMVNLQYMTNTDHFDNYEEYTKVPGKIIEVNSTRLKIIKNTNIYGINPENDLKLLINNSLANNYLLEDGIIVSDYLQTSLALKIGDTITYEVGGVETTEIIQGFSNELIENNFYTMKENLNRNFNLDNTYYNGLFVSDDQYDDPFITSRIDYQNSLDEFKNILNISTVILDFLIALSIVLSLFIFALILVSYFIDNRFNIAILKSVGYNNKEINKKYLSIIYILLVASYIVSIPITNTLLEHMLKMLMDSVGFKLILDISIINIVLGFIVLNIIFVSIIYFVNKYYDKINISEVMKHITK; encoded by the coding sequence AAGTCTTTGTTTATTAGTAATAATCATCACTTTAACTTTTACAGCAGTCAAATCTTCTGTCAGAAGATTAGATGCTAATTATGATGATTATTTACAAACACAACAAATTGAAGACTTTTATTTTAATATGGGTGAAGTAGATGTTAACTATGTTGGCGGGAATACAGTAATGGAACTTTGTACTGAACTAGATATCTTTAATGAATGTCTTATAAAGCTATCACTTTCAGGAAACGATCCTAGTTACTTAAATGAACTTAACTTCTTAATCAATGAGAAAATACAAGATTATCCTCTTGTATATGAGAATTTAATAGATAATTATGTTAATGATTTCGTTGATAGATATGATTATAAAGTTGAAAAAGGACATATCGTAAATATATTAGAAAATGATTTTGTTTATAAGTTTATAAGTATAACCGAAGAAATAAACATACCTTATGTTGTTGAAGGTAGATTACCTGAAGAAAATTTTGAAATATCTATCTTTCCAGAATTTGCAGAAATCAACAATATCGAACTTGGTGATGTCTATACTATTAATAATAAAGAATACAACATTGTTGGATTCCACTATCAACCTGAATTCTTATTTCCTATATTTAGTATGAATACAATCTCGTTTGATCCAGCATATCAAACTCTAGTTCTAACAAATAAAGCAACTATTGATGATCTTGATCAATTTATCTTTACTAAGTATTTTGTCCAAGGTGATTTAGATATAGTACTTGGCGATGTCGGATACTCAACACTACAAAGTGGAGATTTAAGTTTATTAGGTAAGAATATGCAACTAGTTAATATCATCATGCCTGCTGATATTAACTTTAGAATCATATCACTAGAAAAAGAAGTTGATACCGCTAATGCTTTTATCAACATCTTTTTACCATTATTTATCACTTTTATAACAATCCTATTGATTGTGTTTATGAAAAGGTATATTGATAAAAACAAAAAGGATATTAAAATTCTCCATGCATTAGGTTATACAGATAACGAAATAACACGTTCAATTTTAATATATCCTTTATTAATATCATTAACATCAATAATTGGTTATATCCTTGGTCTTCTAGTATCAAATGAACTTTTTAATATCTACTCTTCGAGATACCTATTCCCAAAAGCAGATTTCATTATAGATGTGGATTTATTACTTCTTACAACATTGCTACCAATTATAGCAATTACAATACTTAACTATCTATTCATTCTTCTAAGTTTGAAAAGAAGAGAAAAAACAATACATAAGTTTAAATTAAGAATATTCAAATTCACAACTATCAGAACGGTCCTAACTACAACCTTGCTTTTTATCACAATTAGTACAATGATTACATTCGGTTTAAATGGTAACTCGATGTTCACCTCATTTATTGAGACTACCAAGTTAGGAAACAACTTCTATGAAATGGTAAATTTGCAATATATGACCAATACCGACCATTTTGATAACTACGAGGAGTACACAAAAGTACCCGGAAAAATCATAGAGGTCAATTCTACAAGGCTCAAAATCATCAAAAATACGAATATTTACGGAATTAATCCTGAGAATGATTTGAAATTACTAATTAACAATTCCTTAGCAAATAACTATCTATTAGAAGACGGAATAATTGTATCGGACTATCTGCAAACTTCACTAGCTCTAAAAATAGGAGATACCATTACTTATGAAGTTGGAGGAGTAGAAACCACAGAAATTATTCAAGGATTTTCAAATGAATTAATTGAAAATAATTTCTATACAATGAAAGAGAATCTTAATCGAAATTTCAATCTTGATAATACATATTATAATGGATTATTTGTATCGGATGATCAATATGACGATCCGTTTATTACATCAAGAATTGATTACCAAAATTCTCTAGATGAGTTTAAGAATATCTTAAATATTTCTACTGTCATTTTGGACTTTTTGATAGCTCTATCTATTGTCCTATCATTATTTATATTTGCCCTAATTCTCGTCAGTTATTTTATTGACAACAGATTCAATATAGCAATCCTAAAATCAGTAGGATATAACAATAAAGAAATAAATAAGAAGTATTTATCTATTATCTATATCTTACTGGTTGCTAGTTACATTGTTTCGATACCAATTACTAATACATTACTGGAGCATATGCTTAAGATGTTAATGGATAGTGTAGGGTTTAAATTAATTCTAGACATCTCTATTATTAATATCGTTCTAGGCTTTATTGTGCTAAATATTATCTTTGTATCTATTATTTATTTCGTTAATAAATACTATGACAAAATCAATATCTCTGAAGTCATGAAACACATCACAAAATAA
- the betI gene encoding HTH-type transcriptional regulator BetI, with product MSEFLQHDDARKNRILEAALIEFSDKGYKKASTNTIVREAKVSKGLLFHYFISKKELYIHIYNFALDTITNELYAGVNFADRDVLSRLYASTLQKIESYTKHDLFTSLFEKHAFVEDEEIIERTASASVKYSNESYTKIFTDIDYFLFNEKVNIDRSLDVVKWTIDRISFDWIKKHGNTYQAEAFDELREEIEVYLDLFRDALYK from the coding sequence ATGAGTGAATTTTTACAACATGATGACGCTAGAAAGAATAGAATCTTAGAAGCTGCATTAATTGAATTCTCTGATAAAGGATACAAAAAGGCATCAACTAATACTATAGTTAGAGAAGCAAAAGTATCTAAAGGTCTATTATTTCACTATTTTATCAGTAAAAAAGAATTATATATCCATATCTACAATTTTGCATTAGACACTATCACAAATGAGTTATATGCAGGAGTGAACTTTGCTGATCGCGACGTATTAAGTCGTCTTTATGCTTCTACACTTCAAAAAATCGAGTCTTATACAAAACATGATTTGTTTACAAGTCTATTTGAAAAACATGCTTTTGTTGAAGATGAAGAAATTATTGAAAGAACTGCATCAGCATCTGTTAAGTACTCAAATGAGTCTTATACAAAGATATTTACTGACATTGATTACTTCTTATTCAACGAGAAAGTAAATATTGATCGTAGTTTAGATGTAGTTAAGTGGACTATTGATAGAATAAGTTTTGATTGGATTAAAAAGCATGGTAATACTTACCAAGCTGAAGCTTTTGATGAATTACGAGAAGAGATCGAAGTTTACTTAGATCTGTTTAGAGATGCTTTATACAAATAA
- a CDS encoding lineage-specific thermal regulator protein produces MPEKTEIIKNLKLELRKGTLVLAVLSQLKNKHYGYSLVETLNKRGLKIDQNTLYPLLRRLDKQGILESTWEVVEPRPRKYYQLNDNGIEILEELASEYKSNYQVISDLLKED; encoded by the coding sequence ATGCCAGAAAAAACAGAAATAATTAAAAATCTAAAACTAGAACTTCGTAAAGGCACATTAGTTTTAGCTGTCTTATCACAGCTAAAAAATAAGCATTATGGTTATAGTCTTGTAGAAACCCTTAATAAAAGAGGATTAAAGATAGATCAAAACACCTTATATCCTCTTTTAAGAAGATTAGATAAACAAGGTATTTTAGAAAGCACTTGGGAAGTGGTTGAACCACGTCCCCGAAAATACTACCAGTTAAACGACAATGGTATTGAGATACTTGAAGAGTTAGCTAGTGAATATAAATCAAATTACCAAGTAATAAGTGATTTACTTAAGGAGGATTAA
- a CDS encoding DegV domain-containing protein, which translates to MENKIAVIACSNACLDYMDHKYDIKIFRSTLHLGDEDYLDYVDISAEDFYKRLELDKSVFPSSSYMPIGQMIEIYEELVKEGYNKALVISISGEMSGIVNSSKMAANEVEGLEVTVYDSKTLAYPEAKMALKACEMIENGKDIPEIIEELDFIKDNHQIYFAVNTLTYLVKNGRIGNASGFIGNALHIKPILTISKDGKVETVEKIRTFKKAVEGLIAKYFEETKGKNVEAYIIHANNPSAKDHIAEVLLKDNPDLEIFDMPLTAVVGAHAGPKTIGLGYLVKK; encoded by the coding sequence ATGGAAAATAAAATTGCCGTTATTGCATGCTCAAATGCTTGTTTGGATTACATGGATCATAAATATGATATTAAAATATTTAGATCGACTTTGCATTTAGGTGATGAGGATTATTTAGATTATGTAGATATTTCTGCTGAAGATTTCTACAAACGACTAGAGTTAGATAAATCAGTGTTCCCAAGTAGTAGTTATATGCCGATTGGACAGATGATTGAGATATATGAAGAATTAGTTAAAGAAGGATACAACAAAGCACTTGTAATATCTATTTCAGGTGAAATGAGTGGAATTGTAAACTCTTCTAAAATGGCTGCTAATGAAGTTGAAGGTTTAGAAGTAACAGTGTATGATTCAAAAACACTTGCTTATCCAGAGGCCAAAATGGCTCTTAAAGCCTGTGAAATGATTGAAAATGGAAAAGATATTCCAGAAATTATTGAAGAACTTGATTTCATTAAAGACAATCACCAAATCTATTTCGCTGTTAATACTTTAACTTACTTAGTAAAAAACGGAAGAATAGGAAATGCTAGTGGCTTTATTGGAAACGCCCTACACATCAAACCAATTTTAACAATATCAAAAGATGGTAAAGTTGAGACAGTAGAAAAAATTAGAACCTTCAAAAAAGCAGTAGAAGGTTTAATTGCTAAATACTTTGAAGAAACAAAAGGTAAAAATGTTGAAGCTTATATAATTCACGCTAATAATCCATCAGCAAAAGACCATATTGCTGAAGTGTTACTTAAAGATAACCCAGATTTAGAAATATTTGATATGCCTTTAACTGCTGTTGTAGGTGCTCACGCAGGGCCTAAAACAATAGGATTAGGATATTTAGTTAAAAAGTAA
- the cph2_2 gene encoding Phytochrome-like protein cph2 — protein MKFFKMLKTDRTIRIAFIISLIVWIILAFMNVFGFHRYYSIYYEQDQTDAVHTITPLLEDYSERLDLFSTMFISTDSGINETDFDDFAETLINGNVTIDYIMFSPHGDVGNVYPVNEDLLGKEIVNDFNLDEFARFNTALNNDTYFLTYEYDRNTLTKILFHKANVVDNEFKGLVTIVVDVDKFVASLPNAYANDEFVIYSSDGVFIKTSAEYNEEDFTRVEIEVEGYNFYLATNFYGAYYIRTIIMVILATLLVTAPLVIIFMIFYDDQKRTKTLMYEVEYSQNYSAETKLKNAKSFYNEVKVLIDNNETFYLSLGTFNNIKYINDKYGHDLGLNVILEAINLIKGVLRANTELYHFGGNEYIFIIKTENKSEVNNILKRVLKIFDRDIVMDRIRTNISMTMGVVNYPTQCRSIDEMVKNAHLTISNAHIMNSNAFAFFEKDIINNMLSNQDFDNYVKNLNLELFEVYVMPIIDVETNIIVGFECLTRAFNEFDEMLDTETVVNSLERKGRIQELDEIVFTKMLRMMRRLNTVYPGNDFFLSVNASALSFNESYVDNVINLYEQENLAAGTIVLELTESYQVEDYDYLIRLFKRLNNVGIKTAIDDFGSGYSSLSYISKFPIYAIKVDKEYVRDYLTNSFNRTLFMTLRSIAEVLGCKLIAEGVDDPETLDFLRKNNCELYQGFLFSKGVTFEQSLKMIKKNVKEYSEE, from the coding sequence ATGAAATTCTTTAAGATGTTAAAAACAGATAGAACGATAAGAATTGCTTTCATTATTTCGCTCATTGTTTGGATAATATTAGCATTTATGAATGTCTTTGGATTTCATAGATATTACTCTATATATTATGAACAAGATCAAACTGATGCTGTTCATACTATAACTCCTTTACTTGAAGATTATTCTGAAAGATTGGATTTGTTCTCGACTATGTTTATAAGCACAGATTCAGGGATCAATGAAACAGATTTTGATGATTTTGCGGAAACGTTAATTAATGGAAATGTGACTATTGATTATATTATGTTTTCCCCTCATGGTGATGTTGGGAATGTTTATCCAGTAAATGAGGATTTATTAGGTAAGGAAATCGTCAATGATTTTAATCTAGATGAATTCGCAAGGTTTAATACAGCATTAAATAATGATACATACTTCCTTACATATGAATATGATCGTAATACTTTAACGAAGATTCTTTTTCATAAAGCAAACGTTGTGGATAATGAATTTAAAGGCTTAGTTACGATTGTTGTTGATGTTGATAAATTTGTTGCTAGTCTTCCAAATGCTTATGCAAATGACGAGTTTGTAATTTACTCTTCTGACGGAGTGTTTATAAAAACTTCAGCAGAATATAATGAAGAAGATTTTACGAGAGTTGAAATAGAAGTAGAAGGATATAATTTTTACTTGGCTACTAATTTCTATGGTGCATACTATATTAGAACAATTATCATGGTTATATTAGCTACATTATTAGTGACAGCACCTCTAGTTATTATTTTCATGATTTTCTATGATGATCAAAAAAGAACCAAGACATTGATGTATGAAGTTGAGTATTCTCAAAACTACAGTGCAGAAACTAAACTTAAAAATGCTAAGTCTTTCTATAATGAAGTAAAAGTTTTGATAGACAACAACGAAACTTTCTATTTATCTCTTGGAACATTTAACAATATAAAATATATAAACGATAAGTATGGACACGATTTAGGTCTAAATGTAATCTTGGAAGCAATTAATTTGATCAAAGGGGTATTGAGAGCTAATACTGAGTTATATCATTTTGGTGGAAATGAATATATCTTCATTATTAAGACTGAAAATAAATCAGAAGTAAATAATATCCTGAAAAGAGTATTAAAGATATTTGATAGAGATATCGTGATGGATAGAATTAGGACAAACATATCAATGACTATGGGTGTTGTTAATTATCCAACCCAATGTCGTAGTATTGATGAAATGGTTAAAAATGCACATTTGACAATATCAAATGCGCATATTATGAATAGTAATGCTTTTGCATTTTTTGAGAAAGATATTATAAATAATATGTTATCAAATCAAGATTTTGATAACTATGTTAAGAATCTAAATCTTGAATTATTTGAAGTATATGTTATGCCTATTATTGATGTAGAAACAAATATTATTGTTGGGTTTGAATGTTTAACTAGAGCATTTAATGAGTTTGATGAAATGCTCGATACTGAAACAGTTGTAAACAGTCTTGAAAGAAAAGGACGTATACAAGAACTCGATGAAATAGTCTTTACGAAGATGTTGAGAATGATGAGAAGATTGAATACTGTTTATCCTGGTAATGATTTCTTCTTAAGTGTAAATGCTAGCGCATTATCATTTAATGAAAGTTATGTAGATAATGTTATTAACCTTTATGAACAAGAAAATTTAGCTGCCGGTACAATTGTTTTAGAACTAACCGAAAGTTATCAAGTTGAAGACTATGATTATCTAATTAGATTATTTAAACGATTAAACAATGTTGGTATAAAAACCGCCATTGACGATTTCGGTAGTGGATACTCTTCTTTAAGCTATATTTCAAAATTCCCAATTTATGCTATTAAAGTAGATAAGGAATATGTTAGAGACTATTTAACAAATAGTTTTAATAGAACATTGTTCATGACTTTAAGATCTATTGCTGAAGTTTTGGGTTGTAAATTAATTGCTGAAGGGGTAGATGATCCAGAAACTTTAGACTTTTTGAGAAAGAATAATTGTGAGTTATATCAAGGGTTCTTATTTAGCAAAGGAGTAACATTTGAGCAAAGTCTAAAAATGATCAAAAAGAACGTGAAAGAATATTCTGAAGAGTAG
- the ulaB_1 gene encoding Ascorbate-specific phosphotransferase enzyme IIB component — translation MEKVVCICGSGLGSSFLVEMNVKTVLKDLGLSEIEVEHTDLGSAWPGIADLIVCGNDLYDNLKKFGDTIGLANIMDKDELKEKLSVYLTAKGVL, via the coding sequence ATGGAAAAAGTAGTATGTATTTGTGGTAGTGGACTAGGTAGTAGTTTCTTAGTTGAAATGAATGTTAAGACTGTTTTAAAAGACCTAGGTTTATCAGAAATAGAAGTTGAGCACACTGATTTAGGAAGTGCTTGGCCAGGAATCGCAGACTTAATCGTTTGTGGTAATGATTTATATGATAACTTAAAGAAATTCGGAGATACAATTGGTTTAGCTAATATCATGGATAAAGATGAACTAAAAGAAAAATTATCAGTTTATTTAACAGCAAAAGGTGTACTTTAA
- the licR gene encoding putative licABCH operon regulator, translated as MLDYKDNYLLNLLMSSDYNLNMSDIQKLLGVSQRSAYYSISKINDFLEMQGLPKLVNKRQEGIHIDALIKDKLADTVNKGLGDLYVCTSQERIVLEILVLISKKDFININYLEELFDVSRNTIVNDIKEIRKMLKVYNLALEYDNFMGYQIEGLQIRKRSVILNLISNYEYLVKIKSFGLYTDEVVAENLELIKILEKELNIKYVNTTLNYLAIVISIIKLNEFDPIILGEEDRKSVEESQEFKAVEKIVGDYLDESEYYYLALHLLGLRIQFAEEYELDENDYIKEIVEFLINEFSKTTLIYFDDDNDLFNHLYTHMKQAMFRLKYGIIYQNELKEQILESYPQVSQVTRTICQKLEKKIGYPIGDDDISFIAMHFGGYLKREERDIIQVKVLLVCLNGVATSKLLRKELEYLLGNLEIIDAVSLDDVGKYKDDVDYIISTIPIKDRSIKNKTLQVNAILTEKDKANLISFMGLVNPSKSEFDLSEKIIKDIVDFIPPEKLEEVRKLILNRLSNNSKKVIVETEGKKKYMLKDLIKKDKIVFAHSVPKWEDAIWLSAKPLLENKTIENRYCDKVISNVNELGPYICIAPEIAISHARPEDGANGLGMTVLVLEKPTYFDKKQERPVRLVITLAAPDNEQHLLALQQLSRLLMEDLENLLKATSEDQVLKLVQKYSE; from the coding sequence TTGCTTGATTACAAAGACAACTATCTGTTGAACTTATTAATGTCCTCAGATTACAATTTGAACATGTCCGATATCCAAAAATTACTGGGAGTATCACAACGCAGTGCTTACTACAGTATTTCCAAAATTAATGATTTTCTTGAAATGCAAGGTTTACCTAAATTAGTAAACAAACGTCAAGAAGGTATTCATATTGATGCCCTCATCAAAGACAAATTAGCTGATACAGTTAATAAAGGTTTAGGAGATTTATATGTTTGTACTTCACAAGAGAGAATCGTTCTTGAAATACTAGTTTTAATTAGTAAGAAGGATTTTATAAACATTAACTATTTAGAAGAACTGTTTGATGTTAGTCGAAACACAATTGTTAACGACATCAAAGAGATTAGAAAAATGTTAAAGGTTTATAACCTTGCACTAGAGTATGATAACTTCATGGGTTACCAAATTGAAGGATTGCAAATCAGAAAACGATCGGTAATTCTAAATCTAATTTCTAACTACGAGTATTTAGTTAAGATTAAATCATTTGGTTTATATACTGATGAAGTAGTTGCTGAAAATCTTGAGCTTATAAAGATATTGGAGAAAGAACTAAATATTAAGTACGTTAACACAACTCTAAATTATTTAGCTATCGTAATTAGTATTATTAAATTAAATGAATTTGATCCTATTATATTAGGTGAAGAAGATAGAAAAAGTGTTGAAGAATCACAAGAATTTAAAGCTGTTGAGAAAATTGTTGGTGATTACCTTGATGAAAGCGAGTATTACTATTTAGCTCTTCATCTACTAGGATTAAGAATTCAGTTCGCCGAAGAATACGAGCTTGATGAAAATGATTATATTAAAGAAATCGTTGAATTCTTAATTAATGAGTTTTCTAAAACTACACTAATTTATTTTGATGATGATAATGATTTGTTTAATCATTTATATACGCATATGAAACAAGCGATGTTTAGATTAAAATACGGAATAATCTATCAAAACGAATTAAAGGAACAGATTTTAGAATCTTATCCTCAAGTATCACAAGTAACTAGAACAATTTGTCAAAAACTTGAAAAGAAAATTGGGTATCCAATTGGTGATGATGATATATCATTCATCGCAATGCACTTTGGTGGATACTTAAAACGAGAAGAACGAGATATTATCCAGGTAAAAGTATTGTTAGTTTGTTTAAACGGTGTAGCTACTTCGAAACTACTTCGTAAAGAACTAGAGTACTTACTCGGTAATTTAGAAATCATCGATGCTGTAAGTTTAGATGATGTTGGTAAGTATAAAGATGATGTTGATTACATTATCTCAACTATACCTATAAAAGATCGTTCTATTAAAAATAAAACACTACAAGTAAATGCAATACTGACAGAAAAAGATAAGGCTAACTTAATTTCATTTATGGGGTTAGTAAACCCTAGTAAGAGTGAATTTGATTTAAGCGAAAAAATTATAAAAGATATTGTTGATTTTATTCCTCCTGAGAAATTAGAAGAAGTAAGAAAACTTATCCTTAATAGACTAAGTAATAATAGTAAAAAAGTAATCGTTGAAACCGAAGGGAAGAAAAAATATATGCTTAAAGATTTAATTAAAAAAGACAAAATAGTATTTGCACATAGTGTACCAAAATGGGAAGACGCAATTTGGTTAAGTGCAAAACCATTACTAGAAAATAAAACGATAGAAAATAGATATTGTGATAAAGTAATCAGTAACGTTAACGAGTTAGGACCTTATATTTGTATTGCCCCAGAAATTGCAATTTCACACGCAAGACCTGAAGATGGTGCAAATGGTTTAGGTATGACTGTTCTTGTTTTAGAAAAGCCAACGTATTTTGATAAAAAACAAGAACGCCCTGTAAGATTAGTAATTACTCTTGCAGCTCCAGATAATGAACAACACTTACTAGCATTACAACAGTTATCAAGACTTCTTATGGAAGATTTGGAAAACTTACTAAAAGCTACAAGTGAAGATCAAGTATTAAAGTTAGTACAAAAATATTCTGAATAG